GACATTTTAGTCACAGAAGCCGGTTATGAGAATCTTTCCGCCAGCGCGCCGCGCGCGGTTGCGGAAATCGAAGCGCTGATGGCGGAGAAGGGGATGTTCGAGAAGATGGCGGAGTAAAATACGATCAACGCTAAGACTTTCCGCTCCCTGAATGAAATCCCACCGAAAAAGCTTTTGATTTTTTCTGTGGGAGTTTTTTTCTGTGGCCGTAGAATCTTGAGAATTTTGTTTTGCCTTGCCATTCAACACATAACCCGAGGAGGAGTATCATGAGCAACAAGCTTACACGACGCATTTTTTTGAAGACGGCTACTGGTTTCGGCGCGACGCTCGCCGCCGTCACAAGTTTTCCGGCGATTGTTACGAGCAAAACCAAAAAATTCGCGCAGCCCGGCGGCAAGCTGCCGGTTTTGGTGTGCAGCCGCGGTGAAGAATGGGGCAAGAAAACCAATGGCCCGGGGTGGGAAGTTCTCAGCAACGGCGGCAGCCTGCTGGACGCCGTTGAAAAAGCCGCTAACGTTACCGAACTCGATCCTGAAGATACCAGCGTGGGTTACGGTGGTTTGCCGAATGAAGACGGCGTGGTGCAGCTCGATGCTTCTTGCATGTACGGTCCGGCCTACAAAGCCGGGTGTGTGGCGGCATTGGAGGGCATCAAAACGCCGAGCAGCATTGCGCGCCTGGTGATGGAGCGCACGGATCACATAATGATCGTGGGCGCGGGCGCGCAGCGTTTTGCCATCATGCACGGCTTTCAAGTTGAAAACCTGCTCACTGAAAAAGCGCGCATGATCTGGTTGAAGTGGAAAGAAAATCACAGCGATAAGGATGATTGGATTCCGCCGGCGGATGGCATTTACAAAGATCGCACCGGACGCACTTATGGCACGATTAACGTTCTCGGCGTCGATGAAAAGGGCAATATCGCGGGCATCACCACGACCAGCGGGCTGTCGAATAAAATTTCGGGCCGCGTGGGTGATTCGCCCATCATCGGCGCGGGTTTGTATGTCGATAACGAAGTTGGCGCTGCCGGCGCCACCGGCCGCGGTGAAGAAGTGATTCGTACCTGCGGAAGTTTTTATGTTGTTTCATTGATGCGGCAAGGCATGACGCCGACACAAGCATGTGTGGAGGCGTGTAAACGCATCATCGAGATCAACAAAAAGCTCGGCGTGCCGGTCGATTTTTATGATAAATTCGTGGCGGTGAACAAGAAAGGCGAAGTGGGCTGCGCTTCGATTGCCTATCCCAAAGATCGCAAACATGAAGTGGCATTCACGAATCCCGATGGGTTTACGGCGATGGCGGGTGAGTTGGTGAAGGCGTGATTCAAAAATAAACCCGAAACGCCGTAAAAAAAATATTCGGATAGCTGCCAAATTCCGATTGCAAACGCAGCTCTGGAATGATTGTGCCGCCGGACACGATTTGCGGGCTTTGGCCGAAGCGAAAGAATGCGCCGGCAGCGAGATAAATATTTTGTGCGATGTTGTATTCCGCTTGGGAAGTCAAAAACGCCGATCGATCGCCGAGGTTGAACAACATCTGCGCGTTCAACGCAATCAGCGGTGAGAGTTGATAAACCATTCCCGGTGCGAGATAGTGGCGGCCCATGAGATAAACCGCGCCGTCGATGTAGGCCGGCGCGGAAAAATTTTCGATATAAGCTCCCGGCCTGCCGGCGCCGGCATCGTTGAAATGGTATTCGAGAAAACCATAAACTCTCCCGCTAAAGCTGTAGTCGAGTCCCGTCACCCCGCGAAAATAAGCGCGCGCCTCTCCCCCGCTGTCGTCATTGAAACGATCGACAAAGACGCGAGCGGTTTCCAACCAGAAGCCGGCGCCACCCAGACTCCGCGCGAGATCGAATCCCAACAGAAGATTTTCGCGAAAACCGAGCAAAAGCAAAGACACATCGGTTTTTGCAAGATAAAATTTGCTGCGCGCGAAAAAAGCACTCTGATCGAATTTGAAATCCTTGCCAAAAACATACCCCGCATCCACTTCCGCCAGCGCGTTTAACGGAACCCGCACTCTCACGGCATCCACGCCGATGCGCTCTTCGGTATCCAACTCTTGAAAGGCGAACGGTGCAATCACGTCGGTGGGATTGATGACGCGGCCGCTGCCCCAGGCAATCGCTTGCCGCCCGATGATGAGGTCTGCCGGCGACGTTTTGATTTCTACCGCGGCGCGATCGAGATTGTGAAAAATGCCAAAGCTTCCGGGAATTTCATCTTCACCCGGATAGAGGCGGGCATTCCAATCGAATGCGCGATAGCTCAACGGATTGATGCCAACGGGCAGAAGCTGGTTTTCGAACAATACCGGATCTTGAATGCGCGGGGAAAAATCGTATGCGAGATTGGCGGTGAACCAACCGCCGTGCTGATGGCGCAGTTTGAGCCGCACGCGATTGTTCACAGCGCCCAGATCAGTTTGATCTGCCAGAAAAGGCAAATTGCCATAATCGGGCAGGCGGAAAACCGTGAAGAAGCTCTTGAGGTATCCGTCGAGAGAAATAGAATTTTGAGCAACTGCGGGCAGGGTGCAGAAAGGTAGCAAGAGAACGAGCAGAAGCATTCTTTTCATATCGCGTCCGCCAGCGAGATCAAACATTGCGTTGTTCGTCTCCTGCGATTTTTCCATCTTTGATGGTGATCACACGGCGCGCGCGCTTCATGATCATTTCGTCGTGCGTGGAAAATACGAAGGTCATGCCGGTGCGCTCGTTCAAGTCTCTCATCATATCCAAAAGCCCGGCGCCCGTAGTCGAATCGAGATTGGCGGTCGGTTCGTCGGCAAGAATCAAATCCGGGTTCGACACCATGGCACGCGCGATGGCAACGCGCTGTTGCTGGCCGCCGGACAATTGCGGCGGCAGGCGGTGTTCATATCCTTGCAAGCCGACTTCTGCAAGAATCTTGGTCACCCGCTCATGCCGTTCACTCTTGGGTGTTTGTTGCAGCAGCAGGATATATTCCACGTTTTCTTCGACGGTGAGCACCGGTATGAGGTTGTAGGCTTGAAAGATAAAGCCGATATGATCGCGGCGGAAATCTGAAAGCTCGCGGCCACTCATCTGCGAGATCAATTTGCCATTGAGCCAAACACTGCCCGCGGTGGGCGTATCCAGGCCGGAAATGAGATGCAAAAACGTGGTCTTGCCCGAGCCCGAAGGCCCGACAATCGCGGTGAATTCTCCCGAATGAATCGCGAGATCAATGCCGCGCACCGCGGGCACCGGCACACCGTTATCCGAGTAGGTCTTTTCCACGCCTTGCGTGACGATCACAGCGTCGTTTTGATTGATTTCCATGAACATTACACTCTCGAATATTTGCAGGAATGGCGATCTGCCAGGATCCTCATAAGCTCTTGCGCATCGCCTCCGCCGGCGACATGCGCGCGGCATGCACGGCGGGATAGATGCCGACGAAAATTGTGAATACAAAAACCCAGAATGGATAAAAGAGATACTGCTCGAACGTCATCACCGGGTAGAGTAATTCTCGGAATGTGGCGCCGGAATATTCCACGCCCGTGAAGTCGATGCCGACCCGGGCGACGATTGCCGTCACAATCACGCTGATCAAAATGCCAATGCCGATGCTGAGTATCGCCAGAGCACCGGCTTCCCAAAGAATCAAGGTTGCCATGCGGAACGGTCGCGTGCCGACCGCGCGCATCACGCCGAATTCGAACATGCGCTCGTGCAGGGACATGAACAAAGTATTGACGATTCCCAGAGCAACCACGCCGAAAAGAATGACAGCGGTGATGAGAATGCTGAAGCCGGCCAGATCGAAGGTGGCTTTCAGTTGCGGCAGCAACCTGGTCCAGCCCACGGCCACATTGTCGAATTGTGAATATTTGTTCCAGAACGGATTCGTTTCATCCCGGCCGAGTTCAGGATCGTGGAATTTGATGGCAATTTCATGAACCGCGCCGTTGAGCCCCAACATTTGCTGCGCCTTTGACAGGCGAATGAAGGCCATGCTGGCGTCCAATTCGCGCACATTGAAATGATAGATGCCGGAGATGCGAAACATTTCCTGAGCCAGATCGCCGCCCTGTCCGTCGTTTGCTGAATCCGCGACCTGCGCGGCCGTCACCACCACGCGATCACCCAGCCCCACCTCGAGCAACTCCGCCAGTTTGCTGCCGATGACGATCTCGCGCTCGCTCCCGTCGCCAAAATAATCTCCCGCGATCATCACGTCATCCATCTGTGACAAGTATTGCTCGACCGCCGGGTCGATGCCGACAACGCTGACGGCGCTCACGTTCGCCGGCGAGGTGATCATGCCAATGGCAATGACGCGCGGCGCCGCATTGGCTACGGCAGCATCGTTTTGCAGGCTTGCCATCACTTCTGCAAAGCGGCGAATCGTCAGTGCAACGTCCTGAGTCTCGCGAAAACCCTGGCGATGAATCTGCCCTTCACCCAAAAAAGAAGCGGTGGCGGATTTGATCATGTTGCGTTCCATGCCAATAATCAACGCATCGACGAAGATCAAGGCGGCCAGGCCCGTGCCAATGGCGGTACCAGCCAGGA
This sequence is a window from Cytophagia bacterium CHB2. Protein-coding genes within it:
- a CDS encoding N(4)-(beta-N-acetylglucosaminyl)-L-asparaginase, which codes for MSNKLTRRIFLKTATGFGATLAAVTSFPAIVTSKTKKFAQPGGKLPVLVCSRGEEWGKKTNGPGWEVLSNGGSLLDAVEKAANVTELDPEDTSVGYGGLPNEDGVVQLDASCMYGPAYKAGCVAALEGIKTPSSIARLVMERTDHIMIVGAGAQRFAIMHGFQVENLLTEKARMIWLKWKENHSDKDDWIPPADGIYKDRTGRTYGTINVLGVDEKGNIAGITTTSGLSNKISGRVGDSPIIGAGLYVDNEVGAAGATGRGEEVIRTCGSFYVVSLMRQGMTPTQACVEACKRIIEINKKLGVPVDFYDKFVAVNKKGEVGCASIAYPKDRKHEVAFTNPDGFTAMAGELVKA
- a CDS encoding ABC transporter ATP-binding protein — protein: MEINQNDAVIVTQGVEKTYSDNGVPVPAVRGIDLAIHSGEFTAIVGPSGSGKTTFLHLISGLDTPTAGSVWLNGKLISQMSGRELSDFRRDHIGFIFQAYNLIPVLTVEENVEYILLLQQTPKSERHERVTKILAEVGLQGYEHRLPPQLSGGQQQRVAIARAMVSNPDLILADEPTANLDSTTGAGLLDMMRDLNERTGMTFVFSTHDEMIMKRARRVITIKDGKIAGDEQRNV
- a CDS encoding ABC transporter permease, yielding MWFYLKLAWRNLFRNKRRSFLAGTAIGTGLAALIFVDALIIGMERNMIKSATASFLGEGQIHRQGFRETQDVALTIRRFAEVMASLQNDAAVANAAPRVIAIGMITSPANVSAVSVVGIDPAVEQYLSQMDDVMIAGDYFGDGSEREIVIGSKLAELLEVGLGDRVVVTAAQVADSANDGQGGDLAQEMFRISGIYHFNVRELDASMAFIRLSKAQQMLGLNGAVHEIAIKFHDPELGRDETNPFWNKYSQFDNVAVGWTRLLPQLKATFDLAGFSILITAVILFGVVALGIVNTLFMSLHERMFEFGVMRAVGTRPFRMATLILWEAGALAILSIGIGILISVIVTAIVARVGIDFTGVEYSGATFRELLYPVMTFEQYLFYPFWVFVFTIFVGIYPAVHAARMSPAEAMRKSL